The nucleotide sequence ACTTAACCTTTCCCTATACTTAACCTTTCCCTTTTTGGGTAAGGTTAAGGGGAAGTTCAAGCCTAAGAATGGCTCGTGCAACTACTGTTGCATTCTGCATCAGTAGTTGCACTTTGCAACAGATATAAAAATCATAATAGTCTGTAATTATTCAATATTTTTAGCGTAATATAATTGGCACAGCCTTGCATATAGATGCTCACGCGTGGCGGAAAATCCCGCCTCGCAAGTTAAGTCCGCAAAAGGAGCATCGAAGTATATGGCTAAAACTGAAGCACTTACAAGCAATCAAGCTGACCTAGTTGCCAGTCACGTTTCATTCGCAAAACGACTTGCAGCTTTTACTGCAACAAAAAAGAAAGCATTTGGATTTGATACAGAGGAATTTGAAAGCGCCGCATACCTGGGGCTTTGTGATGCAGCTCGGCGCTTTAATGCTGAGAAGGGAATGAATTTTGAAACCTTTGCATACTTTCGTATTCAGGGTGCAATGGCTGATATGCTCCGCAATGAAGCTGGAGTGCGCCGTCGTCAATATAATCGCTTAACCGAAAACGCTACGGTAGGAGAGGAGTTTGAATCTGAGGTTGTTGACGGCACCGAGGCTTCGAGTGCTGAAATCAAAAAAGAAATAATTAAATTTGAAAGATTACCTTTCCCCTTTGCACGTAGCGGCAAAGAACTTGCGCAGCTACTTGAAATTATCGACGAAGTTGATATGCGCCTACACTGTAACTCCGACGGCAGCATGGATTTAGCCTACGACCGCGAACTTAACCCTGAAGAATTTATTTCCGGAAGAAATACCAGACGCTATTTGAAAGATTTAATTGAGCGCCTGCCTGAGAATGAGAAAACAGTCATTAAGCTGCGCTATTTCGAGGAAGAATCACTCGATGCATTAACTGTAAAACTCGGTAATGTCTCGCGCAGTTGGGTCTCACGTTTGCACAGTAAGGCGATTGAACATCTTCGTTCCTACATTGCAGCAGATGAGACAGAATGCGCCTGCAACGCAGAAGCAGCTGCTCGGCACTCAATGCAAGCACGCGTTAGCCCAGCTTATCGTAAGGCGGCGTAGCAACCTATGAAGCCAAGCAAATTATTTTACCTGATTCTGCTGCTAGCCTGCTGTGGTTGCAAGGAAACACTGCTACACGATTTGGATGAAATTCATGCCAATAAAGTGCGCTTAATTCTTGCTGAGGGTGGCATTACTCCATACAAGAAAAAAGAAGGCCAAACTTGGAGTATCCAGGTCGATGCCAGTGAAATTACAAGGGCTCTTAGATTACTCGATCAAAGTCGGGTGCTTAAGCCTGAGGATGTTTCACTTGCACAAAGATCCTCTAGCTTGGTGCTGAGTCGAGAGGAACGCAGCCAAATTCTTGAACGTCAACTTGCATTAACGATCGAGCAAACTCTCGAACGTATGCCTGGCGTGCTTGAAGCTAGAGTCCATCTACATCGAGAAAGTAAAGGAATTTTCCCCAGTGAAGCAGGTGAAAGTCTCGGTGAGGGGAGCGTACTCTTAGTGACTACAGATGCTTTGGCAGTAGATGAAGCAAGTATTAAAGCCTTGGTAGGTCGAGCTTCAGGAATCACTCCCAATAGTATTGCAATTACTCTTACTAAAACCGTGACAAAGCATGTAGCAACGCCTCAAGTAGTAGCACCAAGCGAGGATCTTCAAAAAGTCACAACAGTGCAAAAGCAAGGTGAAACGCAAATAACAGAAACGTTTCTAGTAAACATAAAATCGGCACTTAAAGCTAAGCAGCAAATGCTACTGATCTTTGCTGCCTGCATTGTGCTCGGTGTGATTTTGCTTAAGCTGCTAAGGGTAAAAAGCGCTAGAAAGAAGCAAGCACTAAAAGGCGTAGCAGCTAGAGTTGTTATGGGAGAAGTTGCCGCGAGTGAAAAGCCAGAAACTGGCAAAGTTAAACCCGCTGCTTTTATCGTGCCTCAGCGTGAATTACAAAAACAACTGCCAGCAGGATGGGTTAACGGCCATGCTTGAAATACTTGTTAAAAGTGTGGAGCAAGCTGGCGCAAGTCAAATCGGGATGAGGCAGGTCCGAGGATTAATGCTTGCTGCTTTAGATGAGTGGAAAAGTAAACACTCCAAGCTTGGTAGTATTAATTATGTTCTACCCGAAGTCATAGCACTTGAACGTACCGATCTTCAGCAGTATGAAGGGCAGCAATTAATTCTCGGCACTAGTATTCACGGGCCATTTTTAATCGGAATTCCTGTTAGTTTTAAGCAATGCATTGAAGTAGCCTGTGGGGACAGCTTAACGCAGGTATTTTCAGCTTTTACTGCAGCAAGCGCAATATGCAGTCGATACATGGTGCGCTTAAGTCCGCTTTTGGTCCCACGTAAAAACGTCGAGCAGAATTTCTGGAAGACAGACTTCAGCGTAGAAGTTAATGCAGCTAGTTTTGACTGTAAACTTTATCTTACGAGCGCTCTGATCTCAGCTTTGAAACGGCAATCGCTCGAAATTTCAATTCAAGATTTACCTGAATTTCTTCTGAATGAGCGTGTGGGAACCCGCCTTAGTCTTTCACTGCCGTGTTCAAGCTTAATGTTTACAAATAGCGTTGTTCCTGGCGGTCAAATCGCTCTGGGCACGACAAATCTGAATGCCACGCTGCACGTTGGATCTAAGCAAACAGCACTACACTCAAGAGCAGCGATCCTTGAAAATAATAAGTTAGTTTTAAATGGTGAATAGTATGGAAAACCTGAATGCATATTCGTCGTCACTACTTGATAGTTTAGAAACAAGGGTAACCCTTGAACTTGGCGACCTGGTGCTCACAGTCAAAGAATTATTGGTGCTTGAAACAGGTGCGGAAATCGAGCTCGAGATCGATTTATCTAAGCCTTTACGACTTACTTTAAATGGCAATCATCTTGGTGAAGCCACATTGGTGCGACGTGACCACGGAATTGTCCTGCAAATAA is from bacterium and encodes:
- a CDS encoding sigma-70 family RNA polymerase sigma factor, which codes for MAKTEALTSNQADLVASHVSFAKRLAAFTATKKKAFGFDTEEFESAAYLGLCDAARRFNAEKGMNFETFAYFRIQGAMADMLRNEAGVRRRQYNRLTENATVGEEFESEVVDGTEASSAEIKKEIIKFERLPFPFARSGKELAQLLEIIDEVDMRLHCNSDGSMDLAYDRELNPEEFISGRNTRRYLKDLIERLPENEKTVIKLRYFEEESLDALTVKLGNVSRSWVSRLHSKAIEHLRSYIAADETECACNAEAAARHSMQARVSPAYRKAA
- a CDS encoding FliM/FliN family flagellar motor switch protein, whose translation is MENLNAYSSSLLDSLETRVTLELGDLVLTVKELLVLETGAEIELEIDLSKPLRLTLNGNHLGEATLVRRDHGIVLQINSIASNNCIETDDNYYECN